From Pristiophorus japonicus isolate sPriJap1 chromosome 7, sPriJap1.hap1, whole genome shotgun sequence, one genomic window encodes:
- the LOC139266728 gene encoding zinc finger protein 235-like, translating into MEAEGIVHSGEKRYTCSVCGQGFSQSSKLERHKRSHTGEKPCKCGDCGKRFNCPSQLETHRRGHTGERPFTCSDCGKGFTTSSNLLTHQRVHTGERPFTCSDCGMGFTRSSHLLTHQRVHAGVRPFTCSECGKGFTTSSYLLTHQRVHTGERPFTCSVCGKGFTLSSNLLRHQHTHTGERPFTCSDCGKGFTQLSNMLIHQRVHTGERPFTCSECGKGFTQLAHLTGHQRVHTGERPFTCIVCAKGFTRSSHLLTHQRVHTGERPFTCSMCGKGFPQSSDLRTHQRVHTGERPFTCSDCGKGFTWSSHLLRHQRVHK; encoded by the coding sequence atggaagcagaaggcattgttcacagtggggagaaacggtacacgtgctctgtgtgtggacaaggcttcagccaatcatccaaactggagagacacaagcgcagtcacactggggagaaaccgtgtaaatgtggggactgtgggaaacgattcaactgcccgtcccagctggaaacacatcggcgaggtcacactggggagaggccgttcacctgctccgactgtgggaagggattcactacatcatctaacctgctgacacaccagcgagttcacactggggagcggccgttcacctgctccgactgtgggatgggattcactcggtcatcccacctgctgacacaccagcgagttcacgctggggtgaggccgttcacctgctctgaatgtgggaagggattcactacatcatcctacctgctgacacaccagcgagttcacactggggagaggccgttcacctgcagtgtgtgtgggaagggatttactctatCATCCAACCTACTGAGACACCAgcacactcacactggggagaggccgttcacctgctctgattgtgggaagggattcactcagttatccaacatgctgatacaccagcgagttcacactggggagagaccgttcacctgctctgagtgtgggaagggattcactcagttagccCACCTGACtggacatcagcgagttcacaccggggagagaccgttcacctgcattgtgtgtgcaaagggattcactcggtcatcccacctgctgacacaccagcgagttcacactggggagaggccgttcacctgctccatgtgtgggaagggatttcctcagtcatccgacctgcggacacaccagcgagttcacactggggagaggccattcacctgctctgactgtgggaaaggattcacttggtcatcccacctgctgagacaccagcgagttcacaagtga